The genome window CAGTATATAGTTCAGAGTTTGATTTATTGGCAGAGTCAAAGAAAATCGCTTGATGCGTTTTGGTTGGCCATTGCTCAATATAAGGCGCCTCTATTTCAATCGCTTTCACTTGCAGAGGTGGGCCAATATGATCTGACTCTTTCACTAAAAAGTTATTCCATAGTCCTAAAATTGCAATACCCGACAAACGCTCATTAACATCACTGGAACTCGGCAACGGTAAGTTTTCTAACCGGCCAGTGAACGTATAACTCGCATCGTTATTCGCTAAATTAACGCCAGAGGTTGCAGCAAAGGTTTGATAGTCCATACCATCATCTAAACGTGTGCCGACGAAAGGTTGAATTGAGGGTGAAAAATCAGCAAACTTTTGTTCATTTTTCTTGTTTTTTGCCGCTGCTTTTGCCAGCAACTCGTCGTTGTTAGGTGCTTTGGTTAAGACAATATCGCTAAAGCCAACAAAGTTATTTGCCACTAACTTTACTGAATGTGCACCTTTGGTTAAGTAGATAAGCGCTAAAGCTGATACTTGACTATTTTTCCGTTTTACATCAAGAGCTACTTTTATCGACTGCTTATCAACATTCATCTTTAATCTATTACTCGGCTGATTAAAATCAATGTGAGTAATTTTAGGGTGGGTCAAATCAATTTGATAAAAACCATCTTGGGCAATGTCAAATTTAAGTGTTGCAGTTGATTTTCTAATGTTCGGTTTTTCTGGTACCCAAAAGTCGCCACGTTTAGCTAGGTTTTGTACTTTTGTTATAGCCGAGTCACTAACAATTAAACTTTCAGCGCTGGCAATTGTTTGCTGCTTGTTAGTATCATATTTCGCCAGTGACTTACTGCTATTAACCTTTTCAAGTTTACCATTACTGTAACTTCCTAACTCCCCTTTATTAGCGATTACCCGCATTTGGAAACTCCCCTCTTTGGGCAGTATGTCTTTAATTTGAACTTTTAAGTTAGGTGAAGGCCCCATAGATGAAAAAGGCGGCTTCTCAACATGTGGTAATGCCGAGGCGAGCACAATACCGTTTTTATTGACGCCAAAGCGGCTATGATCTGAGCCACGTAAACTTATACTGAACTTCGATTTTAACTGGTTAAGTTTGGCTTGCTCTTGCTCATTTTTGAAGTTCACAACATTGCCGCTACCATCAAGCATGTCTATTTGAAAATGTTTGTTATCAAGCGGGACTTCTTTATAACCATCTAATTCGGTCGCAAACTTACCATCACTAATATTTTGGCCAAAGCTAACTCGATAATGGAACACTTCAGGTTTTTCATCTAAATTTACCGCTTTCAATAGTGCTTGCTTGGCTATGTCTTTAAAATAATCACCATGCAGTGATGTCATTTGCAAAATTTCACCATCATTGGAAAAGCCCATTTCAGACTTGCCATCATCAGGTAAAATGTCACCAAAGTTGATATCTATACCTAATAAATCTTGCAATGTATTTGTATATTGTTGCTTGGTTAAACGTCTAATAGGAGCAGTTGCATCACTTTTATGTGCCGCTGTTGCAAGCTTTATGTTTTCCGTCATCCAACTTACTAGCAATCTTCGTTCATCATCACTGGGTTGTGCTTCTTTGGCTGGCGGCATTTCCGCACTATTAATCATATCTAGTGCTGCATGCCATTTTTCAGCATCATGGCCATTGACCATATCTGGATTTAAGGTGTCAAATCTAACATTACCTTTTTGCTTATCAATACCATGACAACTGGCACAGTATTTATCGATAACAGGCTGTACTTGTTGAGTATAAATAGGGTCATCAACTGCTGTGATAACAACAGGCTTCTCATCTAAAGCCATCAATGATTTCATCTGCTCAGGTGCGTGTTGGATCAGGTAAGTATCACCATGAACTAAGTTCCCGCCAGCATGAGCAGCTACCATGATCAGCACCACTAAACCTGAACTTGCCAAACCATAACTGTAATATAACCATGATTTTTTTAATCGAGTACAGGTTTGTTGTAAGCCCAGAGTAAGCAAAGCAACTAACGCAACACTCATGCCGCCGAGTTGATGTGATTGTACTTGCGCGGCTTTAAAGCCTTCGTTAGCTGCAAGCATTAAACCTAGAGATACAGTAACAATGGCACTTATTGTCCCTATCAGCCACAACAAAGGAATAACAGGTTTAAGCGCACTAAAGCGTTTATTCAGTGCGAGTAATTCAAGGCAAGGCGGCAGCATTAACAAGACCACAGGAAAATGCAATACTAAGACATGGAAGCGTCCTAAGAAACGAAAAATACCGCTCCCCGATACATTATCGATCGGTGCAGAAACGACAATATAAACAATAGCTATTGCACAAAGAACTAACCCCAGCCATAGTTTTTTTAATGAAATTCGATCAAAGCCCATAAGTCCTCTAGTGATCATTCGACAAATATTTAATTTATTAACGATAGGTAGCTAGTCATTTATAGCAACAACTAGCTCCAGTAAATTATTGTTAATTGCAATTAAGCAATTCCAGCTTCTTCTTCTTTTTTATGAGCCACTAAGCCGTAGATGGCTACTATTACAAAACTGAATAATGGCATAACATAGCTTAGGTTTACTGAACTAGCATCAACGAGTAAGCCTTGCAGAGGAACCAAAATGGCGCCACCTACTATCGCCATTATGATGCCAGAACCACCAAGTTTTCTGTCTTCACCAACCCCGGTTAACCCTAGACCATAGATAGTTGGAAACATTAAAGACATACAGGCAGATATAGCCACCAAAGCATAACAGCCAACAGTGCCGCCAATAAAAATAACCACACAAGTCAATAACATGGCAATAAAGGCAATCGCTGATAATAAACGGGCTGGGTCAATAACTTTCATCAACGCGGTACAAATAAAGCGTGAAGCGATAAACAATACTAAGCCAACGATCATATAATCAGAGGCCGCCGATTCAGTAGTAATGCTTGGGTTGTTCGCTAAAATATATTTTACTGTGTAAGTCCAAACACCTATTTGACAACCAACAAAAAAGAACTGCGCTACGATTGCAGACAACCAGTTTTTATTTTTAATTAAACGTGAAAATGAAGCGCCTAAGCCTTCAAGTTTTTCTGCTGATTGCGCTTTAGGGAATTTTTTAAACAAAATGATTGCCCCTAAAATGAAGCTGATCACCCCGACGATTAAATAGGCAGAAACAACATTAGAAAGCTCCTGCGTTTGAATTGCCGCTAAGGCGTCTGAACTCATTGCCGCACGAGCATCGGCATCAGCACTATTTAGGCCGTCAAGAATAATAAATTTACCAAGAAACAAACCACAAATTGAACCTACCGGGTTAAAAGATTGTGCCAGGTTAATTCTGCGTGTAGCTGTTGCAGCTGGTCCCATGGTTAATATATATGGCGCTGCTACGGTTTCTAAAATCGCGCAGCCTGCCGCAAAAACGTAAAACGCCAATAAGAAAAAGTTAAAGCTCATCGCTATACTGGCTGGGTAACACAAAGCCGCACCCGCAGCATAAATAAATAATCCAATAATTACGCCCGTTTTATAACTGTATTTTTGAATTAGAAAAGCGGCTGGTAAAGCCATTAAAAAGTAAGCACCGTAAAAGGCCATTTGCACTAGCGATGATTGTGCTTGGCTCATACTTAGCACTTTTTGAAAAGAAGGCACTAATAAATCGGTCATATTATTTGCCGCGCCCCATAAAGCAAAACAAGCAGTGATTAATATAAAAGGGAGCATTAAGCCTTTACCAATAATTGCGCTAGATCCTTTGGTATCAGCTGAGGGAGTTATTTCATCAGCGGCATCAAAAGTGGAGGCATCAGCAGCCGTAGCTTGTGTATTCATTGTTTTTACCTTTTGTTAGTGTCATCGGTATTAATAAGCATCGGTGATTGTTAAACGACGCAACACAATTGTGACTTTTATTTATTTTAATCACAACACTACAATGTACTCATTATAATTGAAAGACACCACTACTCCAGATCTGGGGACATCCAAAACCGCACACTCACAAAAACAACGTAACCAATTGTTAATTAATGATTTATATGAAAAACAACAGTTATGTAAATTAACGTAAATGTGTATATACCAATGAGATTAAAGGTTAAATCTCTATTTTTCTTGTTTTTAATGCTTTCCCTGTGTTTATATATGTACATTATAAATAAAGAGTTAAGAATTCTAAATAAAACAATTTAAGCCAGAGGAAATAATGAAGCTAAAAGTCAGTAATATTGCCACATTGATAACTGTTACTTTACTTGGCGCTTGCCAGGAAAGTAGCAACGCTTTGCTGTCTACAGCGCAGGAAAAACCTAAATTTATTGACAGTGCAAAGCAATGGCCGATGTTTTCAGGACCAAATGGTACAGGACACATAAGTGGCGAATTTATCGCACCAATAAACTGGTCAGTAAGACAAGATCAAAACATTTTATGGAAAACAGAGTTACCAGCAGGTGGGCAAAGTGGTATTGCAGTTTGGGGCGACGATGTATTTTTCACTATTAATAAGCCATTAGATACACCCAAACATGCTCAACTGGTTGCTAATAATGAAGCAGCTGAAATAACTTATAAAAGCCAGTATCAGGAAGTAACTAACGCCATCAAAGCAGATAAAAGTTTACTGACTTTACTTGCTAAGCTAGCTGCAGCAGAGGAAATGTGGTCAGCAGCTATCGAACGGCTGAAATCAAAAAACAGCGATAATGTAAAACAGCAACGAGCCATTAAAAAACTAAAACGGGATAGTCCATTGTGGCAATCGGTTGCTGCTGCTGAAAAATCACGTGATGATTTTATTCATCAACAATCACCAGCATTATTAACCGCTTACAAACAATACCAAACGAGTCAAAAACAGCTAAAAGCGAAAGGATTAGGGAAAGATATTATCTTGTATTGCTTAAGTGCAAGCACAGGAACAGTAAAGTGGCAGCGCACTATTTCTGGTGTTATTGACACTATGTATAACTACTCATTTAGCGATGCGACTTCACCTACACCAATCACTGATGGTCAGCAAGTTTGGGTTGTTAATGCAACCGGCGGTATGGCAAGTTTTTCAATGACAGGTCAACAGCTTTGGTCGAGAAACTGGCAACCTACTACAGGGCGTCCATTTAATAAACAATACGATACTTTGTTATCGGGTGACTTGTTATTTAACGTTGAACCGCCGGTAAAAGGTGACACTAGCAGAAATCAACAATGGAATTATATTCACGCCATCAATAAATATACAGGTGAAACATCATGGGTAAGTAATGAGGCGTTAACACATTACAATACGCCGATGTTGGGTAAAACTAAATCAGGTGAATCTGCGGTTCTTATTGGTCGCGGTGGTCCACATGGCGTGCCTGAAAAAGCAGAAGGTTTAAGTCTGCTTGACCTTAATGGAAATGCTATTTGGAGTTGGCAAGCAGAGGATGATGGTTTAGTGCCATGGGGTGCAACCGACATTCAAATATGGAACAAAGACAAAGCACTATGGATTGCTGGCAAACAAGATTTGATGCTTTATACCATAGATGCTGAAACGGGTAAGAAGCAAAGTAAATATGACCTAAGTAACGTTGCACGCTACGTTTATGATCAACAAAATCAATCGCATAGATTGCAACCTGCTAAGCAAACCTCATTTGAGCGCCAACCCTATACAATCGTAATGGTTAATGATGCTGTATATTACATGGTGCGCTACGAGCCCTATATTGGTTATCTAAATTTAACCACTGGTCAGCATCTGCAATTAGAAGTTCCAACCGAAGTGAGTAGAATTAGTGGACAAGAAGATCAATTTATTTGGCAGAAAGCTCATAAAAATGATCAACTTAATTCAAAAGGACAACGTCATAACATTGAATCAAGAGCCCAAGGTGATGGCACTCAAAAAGCATTTTTAGCATCCCCTATTGTTGTTAATAATAAGGTATATTTCACCAATGCGCATGGCTTAACCTATGTAATTGATAGCGCTGTAGATTTTAATGAAAATGCATTAACGGCCGTTAATGATTTAGGCCAAACAGGAAAAACCTATTCATTAAGTTCAATGGCTCATGCGAACGGCGTGCTTTTTCAGCGTAGTTTGAAAGCGATTTACGCAATTAAAGCACCGTAATACCAATGTCTATAATGATCTAAACATTACGCAAACTGGTATAGGTTTATTTAAGTGAGGTAATATGGTGCGAAATAGCTTCGATATCTTGATCGGTTAATCGAATGGCTATTTTTTGCATCATCTGATTTTTGTCATTGCTGCGAATACCCGCTCTAAAATCTATTAATTGCTTAATAATATATTCATGCGTTTGCCCACTTAAGGCTGGAATATCTGCTGAATCGATACCTTTGCCATTTTTAACATGACAAGACATACATGCAGGTATTTGTCGTGCATCATCGCCTTTTTCGTAAAGTAACTTCCCAGAGATAGAGCCTTCACTTACATTAGCAAAGCGGCTTTGGTTGGAGAAATTTTCTGCATAGTTTTCAATCTCTAGCGTTGATAATTTATGGTTAACAATATTAACGTTTTCGATGATACGAGCGCCTATTGCTAAATCGTTTATTTGTTTTGTTATATACGAACGACCTTGCCCAGCAAGAAATCCGTTACTTGCGATAAAGTCTTCACCATTTGGGGTATGGCAACTGTTACAATTTTGATGAGTAACTGAACTGATTTGAACCGTTTTATCATTCAAATCAGGACTATATTTTTTCAGTAGAGAGCTTTGTTCGGCCGAAAAAGTGATATAACCATAAACAGCTAAGATACCTATTAAAGCCACGAAAGTTAGCTGCTTATTCATCTTTGGACCTATATTGTATTTTTGCCACTACAAGTCATTGGTGACTTTAGTGGCATTTTTCAGTTACGTTTAGGCTATTTTACTGCTTTGGCCTTGGTGATTTTTAAGGTATTCATGTAAACATTCGTTACGTCATTAATACCAAAGCTTGATAAATCAACTTCAATATTATTGCCTTTTTGCTGCCAATTAATTGCTTTATCGCTACCCAGCATTGTAATGGTAGAGCCTTTCGACAACTTAACATTTTTTACGGTAAGTTTGTCACCAGGCCACTTAGGCATAAAGGCAAACAAGGTATCACCTTTACGTGTGAAGTAGAGTTCTTTAACAGACTGTCCAGGACGAGGCATAATACTCATTTCAAAGATGGGGTCTGGCACACCGTGGTGAAAATCAGCCTTGGTATATTCTATGCGTTTACCAGCACTCCACTGTGCATCAGTATCCCAACGCTTAGTGCCATAAATAGCTTCGCCATTAACTTCTAACCACTTACCTACTTCAATCAAACGGTCTTCCATGATCACCGGAATACGGCCATCAGCAGTTGGGCCAATATCTAGTAGAAAGTTACCACCACGCGATACAATGTCAACTAGCATAAAGGTCAATAACTGGGATGAATTGTAGTCATCGTAGGTTTCAATGCGGTTTAAACCAAATGACTTACCAATACCGCGATTTTCTTCCCACAAAATACTTGGATCTTCAAAACCAGAGCCGTACTCGGTGGTCATATAACCCCCATGTTTACCACGCACTTTGCCCCAACGATCGTTGATAACCACTTCATCTTTGTTCGGTGCATTGTTGTAAAGCCAGGCCAACATCGGCTTAGTTTGCCACTTATCGTCGTCCATCCACCAATCGCCATCAGAGAAGATTACTGCCGGCTCATAATCGTTAACGATTTGTTTAAACTGTGGGTACATCACTTCATTAATGTATTTTTCACGACCTTCTTGTGGCAAATTTGCCTTGCGTTTAGGCCCAGTGGTCGGTTGCTCAGCTTCGGGCCAATAAGGATTAAACCAATCCCAGATAGAGTAGTACAAGCCCATTTTCAAGCCTTCATCGCGCACAGCATTTGTTAAGTCGCCGGTTAAATCGCGCTTAGGACCAGAATCAACACTATTCCAATGCATACCAAAGCTTTCGCTCGCTTCTTTTGAAGGGAATAAGGTGTAACCGTCGTGATGTTTTGAGGTTAATACCACATATTTGGCGCCAGAGCGTTTAAATACTTTAGCCCAGTGAGCAGGTTCAAATAACTCAGCCTTAAAATCTTTACGAAAATCAGCATATTCGACATCTTTACCGTAATGCTTGTTGTGAAACTCATTCACATCAGTGGAGCGACTAGTGGCAGCTGCATGCTTACCACTTTGATCGCCATCTTTGGCATGCCAGTACCATTCAGAGTAACTGCCGCGAGTTGAAAATGCCGGCACTGAATATAATCCCCAATGAATAAAAATGCCGAATTTTGCCTCACCAAACCATTGTGGGGTTTCTCTGCTATCTAGCGATTCCCAGGTAGGTTCATATTCTTTAGCTAATGCGCTACTAGACAGCGCACACGTTAGTAAGCTAGTGGTTAAGGCTGTAGCTTTGAACAAACTTTTAATAGTTTGATTAACAGGATTGATCATGTTTTTACTCACAAAATTGGTCTAAGATATTCTCGACACATTAGGTTTTTAGATAATAATTTGTTCGTTCTCTATTTTAATCGTGACTTATGCCACGCATTGTCCCATAGAGATATTTAGTTTTTACGCTTGATGCCGACTTTAAAGCAAAGAGTCAACAACAGTAGTAAGCCAAAATTAAATGAACCACCACTAGACTCTGGTTCTGGTTCTGGTTCCGGCTCTGGTTCTGGCTCTGGTTCTGGTTCTGGTTCTGGTTCTGGTTCTGGTTCTGGTTCAATGATTCCAGTTGCACTACCTTCTACAATCAATGAATCAAAAGAATTTTTACCGTTAATATCAACGGATTTAACCACATATTGGTAGGTAACATGGGCAGGCAGCGTAGAGTCTTCAAAAAATGCTTGTGTCAGTAGGCCTTCATTAAGTGGCGTAATAAAAAAATCTTCAACATTTT of Thalassotalea fonticola contains these proteins:
- the fucP gene encoding L-fucose:H+ symporter permease — protein: MNTQATAADASTFDAADEITPSADTKGSSAIIGKGLMLPFILITACFALWGAANNMTDLLVPSFQKVLSMSQAQSSLVQMAFYGAYFLMALPAAFLIQKYSYKTGVIIGLFIYAAGAALCYPASIAMSFNFFLLAFYVFAAGCAILETVAAPYILTMGPAATATRRINLAQSFNPVGSICGLFLGKFIILDGLNSADADARAAMSSDALAAIQTQELSNVVSAYLIVGVISFILGAIILFKKFPKAQSAEKLEGLGASFSRLIKNKNWLSAIVAQFFFVGCQIGVWTYTVKYILANNPSITTESAASDYMIVGLVLFIASRFICTALMKVIDPARLLSAIAFIAMLLTCVVIFIGGTVGCYALVAISACMSLMFPTIYGLGLTGVGEDRKLGGSGIIMAIVGGAILVPLQGLLVDASSVNLSYVMPLFSFVIVAIYGLVAHKKEEEAGIA
- a CDS encoding c-type cytochrome, which encodes MNKQLTFVALIGILAVYGYITFSAEQSSLLKKYSPDLNDKTVQISSVTHQNCNSCHTPNGEDFIASNGFLAGQGRSYITKQINDLAIGARIIENVNIVNHKLSTLEIENYAENFSNQSRFANVSEGSISGKLLYEKGDDARQIPACMSCHVKNGKGIDSADIPALSGQTHEYIIKQLIDFRAGIRSNDKNQMMQKIAIRLTDQDIEAISHHITSLK
- a CDS encoding alpha-L-fucosidase, whose product is MINPVNQTIKSLFKATALTTSLLTCALSSSALAKEYEPTWESLDSRETPQWFGEAKFGIFIHWGLYSVPAFSTRGSYSEWYWHAKDGDQSGKHAAATSRSTDVNEFHNKHYGKDVEYADFRKDFKAELFEPAHWAKVFKRSGAKYVVLTSKHHDGYTLFPSKEASESFGMHWNSVDSGPKRDLTGDLTNAVRDEGLKMGLYYSIWDWFNPYWPEAEQPTTGPKRKANLPQEGREKYINEVMYPQFKQIVNDYEPAVIFSDGDWWMDDDKWQTKPMLAWLYNNAPNKDEVVINDRWGKVRGKHGGYMTTEYGSGFEDPSILWEENRGIGKSFGLNRIETYDDYNSSQLLTFMLVDIVSRGGNFLLDIGPTADGRIPVIMEDRLIEVGKWLEVNGEAIYGTKRWDTDAQWSAGKRIEYTKADFHHGVPDPIFEMSIMPRPGQSVKELYFTRKGDTLFAFMPKWPGDKLTVKNVKLSKGSTITMLGSDKAINWQQKGNNIEVDLSSFGINDVTNVYMNTLKITKAKAVK
- a CDS encoding DUF1592 domain-containing protein, whose protein sequence is MGFDRISLKKLWLGLVLCAIAIVYIVVSAPIDNVSGSGIFRFLGRFHVLVLHFPVVLLMLPPCLELLALNKRFSALKPVIPLLWLIGTISAIVTVSLGLMLAANEGFKAAQVQSHQLGGMSVALVALLTLGLQQTCTRLKKSWLYYSYGLASSGLVVLIMVAAHAGGNLVHGDTYLIQHAPEQMKSLMALDEKPVVITAVDDPIYTQQVQPVIDKYCASCHGIDKQKGNVRFDTLNPDMVNGHDAEKWHAALDMINSAEMPPAKEAQPSDDERRLLVSWMTENIKLATAAHKSDATAPIRRLTKQQYTNTLQDLLGIDINFGDILPDDGKSEMGFSNDGEILQMTSLHGDYFKDIAKQALLKAVNLDEKPEVFHYRVSFGQNISDGKFATELDGYKEVPLDNKHFQIDMLDGSGNVVNFKNEQEQAKLNQLKSKFSISLRGSDHSRFGVNKNGIVLASALPHVEKPPFSSMGPSPNLKVQIKDILPKEGSFQMRVIANKGELGSYSNGKLEKVNSSKSLAKYDTNKQQTIASAESLIVSDSAITKVQNLAKRGDFWVPEKPNIRKSTATLKFDIAQDGFYQIDLTHPKITHIDFNQPSNRLKMNVDKQSIKVALDVKRKNSQVSALALIYLTKGAHSVKLVANNFVGFSDIVLTKAPNNDELLAKAAAKNKKNEQKFADFSPSIQPFVGTRLDDGMDYQTFAATSGVNLANNDASYTFTGRLENLPLPSSSDVNERLSGIAILGLWNNFLVKESDHIGPPLQVKAIEIEAPYIEQWPTKTHQAIFFDSANKSNSELYTEEVLNRFAEKAFRRPLTKEELSFYINYWQAIKADYQQYEEGVVQVMVAILTSPNFLYLPEEPVVDNSSQFYANFIRLFGINSAIASNQSNSAISEFALANRLSYFLWNSAPDQALLDLAQQGQLSEQLSAQVDRMIEDPKVWRFIRPFTYEWLRVDRHESMNVNVERYPNFTRFVKADMAEESYQFIHHLLAEDKSIFNLIDSDFAMLNQNLAEYYGINNVIGNEFRAVDVAADLHRGGLLSQGAFLAGHSNGEQAHPVKRAVWFKEKILGTPPPPPPPNVPEIDPDTPGFDKLTLKQQLETHRNKESCRDCHAMIDPYGVAFENFDASGIYQTTNNDQIVDAVSILPDGTQVNGVDELKQYVINQKPQLFTLSLIKHLYSYGLGREVRFSDEETLQTLADQVKENNYSMRAMLKSIVNHPTFKQL
- a CDS encoding outer membrane protein assembly factor BamB family protein yields the protein MKLKVSNIATLITVTLLGACQESSNALLSTAQEKPKFIDSAKQWPMFSGPNGTGHISGEFIAPINWSVRQDQNILWKTELPAGGQSGIAVWGDDVFFTINKPLDTPKHAQLVANNEAAEITYKSQYQEVTNAIKADKSLLTLLAKLAAAEEMWSAAIERLKSKNSDNVKQQRAIKKLKRDSPLWQSVAAAEKSRDDFIHQQSPALLTAYKQYQTSQKQLKAKGLGKDIILYCLSASTGTVKWQRTISGVIDTMYNYSFSDATSPTPITDGQQVWVVNATGGMASFSMTGQQLWSRNWQPTTGRPFNKQYDTLLSGDLLFNVEPPVKGDTSRNQQWNYIHAINKYTGETSWVSNEALTHYNTPMLGKTKSGESAVLIGRGGPHGVPEKAEGLSLLDLNGNAIWSWQAEDDGLVPWGATDIQIWNKDKALWIAGKQDLMLYTIDAETGKKQSKYDLSNVARYVYDQQNQSHRLQPAKQTSFERQPYTIVMVNDAVYYMVRYEPYIGYLNLTTGQHLQLEVPTEVSRISGQEDQFIWQKAHKNDQLNSKGQRHNIESRAQGDGTQKAFLASPIVVNNKVYFTNAHGLTYVIDSAVDFNENALTAVNDLGQTGKTYSLSSMAHANGVLFQRSLKAIYAIKAP